From one Pogoniulus pusillus isolate bPogPus1 unplaced genomic scaffold, bPogPus1.pri S76, whole genome shotgun sequence genomic stretch:
- the NCKAP1L gene encoding nck-associated protein 1-like isoform X3 yields MSLPSIYQHKLAEKLTLLNERGRGVLVRIYHIKKTCSEPSSRPQFLSDKALEASLRAIGRRFPQLEPRSCSQLLAPLQKDKAALAQQLAPFYQTFLDVLEFRDHVYELLSTIDASQCFFDIHLNYDLTKSYLDLVATYVSLVLLLARTEDRRLLIGTYHCAHEMTHGTGDPSFARLAQMVLEYDHPLKKLAEEFGPHTQAVSSALLSLHFLFARRNQSAEQWRREQLLSLLGTVGTMLSPASSDTVACEYLSLEVMERWILLGFLVCPGALNSSPQCQELWCQALQGTLFVTLLRDEALQVHKVTEELLGSLKGFGKRVADVKECKDHAVAHSGSLHRGRRSYLRGAVRELWALLEDQPGLLAPKALFVFMALSFCRDEVAWLARHAGHVTKTKTPEDFMDSQVAELLFLMEQLRRLARQQRQLLRRYHCPYLARFDALVLSEVIQNLSVCPEEESIILSSFVSSLSALSGKEADEQQQFDFRALRLDWFRLQAYTSVAKAALPLRLCPAVAQVLNLIAFHTKLLDSLEQLLQETSDLSDLCFYPRPLEKLFLATMEEPSMLRYCLAFPLLCAHFSHCTHPMCPEEYPQLEATALGLCQRFLQEVAREACGCLLEACAEQHSLSQQLLPKHCAGTVGKAGSKKSLRAASKKGEAERDKPGAESHRRDRTHSTNLDKLHQTLAELSLSLNSVPSFSVFGHTVVPAEYLSSQLELRLTKAIVALAGYNQATQEVARPSEVLLGLSSYMSLVQRQCQLLGLDPGRLLRSVLLQQTQPRDASGHQTLTTIYTNWYLEALLRQASSGALVPAPALQAFRAVPREGEAPLRAEQFSDVCEMRALAELLGPYGMRFLSDNLMWHVGSQVAELKKLVAENMDTLVQLRSSCGRPEQMAALVPRLTSAESLLKRLTIVGQILSFRAMAQQGLREAFAHHCPFLMGPIECLSEAVSPDADIQVTLSIFELASAAGIPCEVDPALVKVLAGSKTDGSAPEEDYKVCCLLLVFVAVSLPLLASDPASFYSTQLDGHANSAHCLAKAIIQLSAALFTLHNRNIETHLKEFLLLASASLLQLCQEPDRARVRNRDSITLLLQLVVAESSFLTLDMLESCFPYALLRSAYREVCRENLLGRAPPP; encoded by the exons ATGTCCTTGCCCTCCATCTACCAGCAcaagctggcagagaagctgaccCTGCTGAACGAGCGAGGCAGAGGGGTCCTGGTCCGCATCTACCACATCAAGAAG ACCTGCTCGGAGCCCAGCTCGCGGCCGCAGTTCCTCTCGGACAAGGCCCTGGAGGCTTCGCTCAGAGCCATCGGCAGGAGGTTCCCGCAGCTGGAGCCGCGGAGCTGCTCG cagctcctggccccgCTGCAGAAGGACAAAGCTGcccttgcccagcagctggcacctttCTACCAGACCTTCCTGGACGTCCTGGAGTTCAGG GACCACGTCTACGAGCTGCTGAGCACCATCGATGCCAGCCAATGCTTCTTCGACATC cacctcaactaCGACCTGACCAAGAGCTACCTGGACCTGGTTGCCACCTACGtgtccctggtgctgctgctggcacgcACCGAGGACCGCAGGCTGCTGATTGGCACCTACCACTGTGCCCACGAGATGACTCACGGCACCGG TGACCCCAGCTTTGCCCGCCTGGCACAGATGGTACTGGAGTACGACCACCCCCTCaagaagctggcagaggagtttgggCCTCATACCCAG gccgtcagcagtgccctcctgtccctgcacttCCTCTTTGCCCGCCGCAACCAAAGTGCCGAGCAGTGGCgcagggagcagctcctcagcctgcttgGCACCGTGGGCACCAtgctcagccctgccagctccgACACC GTGGCATGCGAGtacctgtccctggaggtgatggagcGCTGGATCCTGC TGGGGTTCCTGGTGTGCCCGGGGGCACTGAACTCGTCCcctcagtgccaggagctgtggtGCCAGGCCCTGCAGGGCACTCTCTTTGTCACCCTGCTCCGGGACGAGGCCCTGCAGGTGCACAAAGTCAccgaggagctgctgggcagcctcaaGGG ctttgGCAAGCGTGTGGCAGACGTCAAGGAGTGCAAGGACCATGCCGTGGCACACAG TGGGTCCCTGCACCGGGGCCGGAGGAGTTACCTGCGTGGGgctgtgagggagctgtgggcactgctggaggaCCAACCTGGGCTGCTGGCACCTAAG GCCCTCTTTGTCTTCATGGCATTGTCCTTCTGCCGGGACGAGGTGGCCTGGCTGGCACGGCACGCCGGGCACGTCACCAAGACCAAGACCCCCGAGGACTTCATGGACAG CCAGGTGGCAgagttgctgttcctgatgGAGCAGCTGCGGCGCCTGGCACGGCAGCAGCGGCAGCTCCTGCGGCGTTACCACTGCCCCTACCTGGCACGCTTCGACGCGCTGGTGCTGAGCGAGGTCATCCAG AACCTCTCCGTGTGCCCCGAGGAGGAGTCAATCATCCTCTCCTCCTTCGTCAGCAGCCTCTCGGCTCTCTCGGGCAAGGAAG CTGacgagcagcagcagtttgacTTCCGAGCGCTGCGCCTGGACTGGTTCCGCCTGcag GCCTACACCAGCGTGGCCAAGGCAGCTCTGCCGCTGCGGCTCTGCCCGGCCGTGGCTCAGGTGCTGAACCTCATCGCGTTCCACACCAAGCTGCTGgacagcctggagcagctgctgcaggagacctCGGACCTCTCCGACCTCTG TTTCTACCCACGCCCACTGGAGAAGCTGTTCCTGGCGACCATGGAGGAGCCTTCGATGCTGCGCTACTGCCTGGCAttccccctgctctgtgcccacttCTCCCACTGCACCCACCCCATGTGCCCGGAGGAG tacccccagctggaggccactgccctggggctgtgccagaGGTTCCTGCAGGAGGTTGCCAGGGAGGCCTGCGGCTGCCTGCTGGAGGCCTGCGcggagcagcacagcctgagccagcAG ctgctgcccaagCACTGCGCTGGCACTGtgggcaaagctggcagcaagAAGTCCCTGAGGGCAGCAAGCAagaagggagaggctgagagggacaAGCCAGGGGCAGAGAGCCACAGGAGGGACAGGACCCACAGCACCAA cctggacaagctgcaccagacactggcagagctctccctcagcctcaactctgtgcccagcttcaGCGTCTTTGGGCACACAGTGGTGCCAGCTGAGTacctcagcagccagctggagctGCGCCTCACCAA aGCCATCGTGGCCCTGGCAGGCTACAACCAGGCCACCCAGGAGGTTGCCAGGCCCTcggaggtgctgctggggctgagctcctACATGAGCCTGGTGCagaggcagtgccagctgctggggctggaccCTGGGCGCCTGCTCCgcagtgtcctgctgcagcagacccAGCCCCGCGATGCCAGCGGGCACCAGACCCTCACCACCATCTACACCAACTG GTACCTGGAGGCGCTGCTGCGGCAGGCCAGCAGCGGTGCCCTGGTGCCCGCCCCGGCGCTGCAGGCGTTCCGCGCCGTGCCGCGGGAGGGCGAAGCTCCGCTCCGCGCCGAGCAGTTCTCTGACGTCTGCG AGATGCGggcgctggcagagctgctcggCCCCTACGGGATGAGGTTCCTGAGCGACAACCTGATGTGGCACGTGGGCTCCCAGGTGGCAGAGCTGAAG AAGCTGGTGGCAGAGAACATGGACACCTTGGTGCAGCTGCGCTCCAGCTGCGGCAGGCCCGAGCAGATGGCAGCGCTGGTGCCACGCCTGACCT CGGCCGAGAGCCTCCTGAAGCGCCTGACCATCGTGGGCCAGATCCTCAGCTTCAGAGCCAtggcccagcaggggctgcggGAG GCCTTtgcccaccactgccccttcctGATGGGCCCCATCGAGTGCCTGAGCGAGGCTGTCAGCCCCGACGCCGACATCCAG GTCACCCTCAGCATCTTCGAGCTGGCCTCGGCCGCTGGCATCCCCTGCGAGGTTGACCCAGCGCTGGTCAAGGTCTTGGCTGGCAGCAAGACTG ATGGCTCAGCCCCGGAGGAGGACTACAaagtctgctgcctgctgctggtgttCGTGGCAGTGTCGCTGCCCCTGCTGGCATCCGACCCAGCCTCCTTCTACAGCACCCAGCTGGACG gCCATGCCAACAGCGCCCACTGCCTGGCCAAGGCAATcatccagctctctgctgccctcttcACGCTCCACAACAGGAACATCGAGACCCACCTGAAGGAGTTCCTGCTG ctggcctcagccagcctcctgcagctgtgccaggagccggACAGAGCGCGGGTGAGGAACCGAGACTCCAtcaccctgctcctgcagctg GTCGTGGCCGAATCCTCCTTCCTGacgctggacatgctggagagttGCTTCCCCTACGCCCTGCTGCGCAGCGCCTACAGGGAGGTGTGCAGGGAGAACCTGCTGGGCAGGGCCCCCCCGCCCTGA
- the NCKAP1L gene encoding nck-associated protein 1-like isoform X4: protein MSLPSIYQHKLAEKLTLLNERGRGVLVRIYHIKKTCSEPSSRPQFLSDKALEASLRAIGRRFPQLEPRSCSQLLAPLQKDKAALAQQLAPFYQTFLDVLEFRDHVYELLSTIDASQCFFDIHLNYDLTKSYLDLVATYVSLVLLLARTEDRRLLIGTYHCAHEMTHGTGDPSFARLAQMVLEYDHPLKKLAEEFGPHTQAVSSALLSLHFLFARRNQSAEQWRREQLLSLLGTVGTMLSPASSDTVACEYLSLEVMERWILLGFLVCPGALNSSPQCQELWCQALQGTLFVTLLRDEALQVHKVTEELLGSLKGFGKRVADVKECKDHAVAHSGSLHRGRRSYLRGAVRELWALLEDQPGLLAPKALFVFMALSFCRDEVAWLARHAGHVTKTKTPEDFMDSQVAELLFLMEQLRRLARQQRQLLRRYHCPYLARFDALVLSEVIQNLSVCPEEESIILSSFVSSLSALSGKEADEQQQFDFRALRLDWFRLQAYTSVAKAALPLRLCPAVAQVLNLIAFHTKLLDSLEQLLQETSDLSDLCFYPRPLEKLFLATMEEPSMLRYCLAFPLLCAHFSHCTHPMCPEEYPQLEATALGLCQRFLQEVAREACGCLLEACAEQHSLSQQLLPKHCAGTVGKAGSKKSLRAASKKGEAERDKPGAESHRRDRTHSTNLDKLHQTLAELSLSLNSVPSFSVFGHTVVPAEYLSSQLELRLTKAIVALAGYNQATQEVARPSEVLLGLSSYMSLVQRQCQLLGLDPGRLLRSVLLQQTQPRDASGHQTLTTIYTNWYLEALLRQASSGALVPAPALQAFRAVPREGEAPLRAEQFSDVCEMRALAELLGPYGMRFLSDNLMWHVGSQVAELKKLVAENMDTLVQLRSSCGRPEQMAALVPRLTSAESLLKRLTIVGQILSFRAMAQQGLREAFAHHCPFLMGPIECLSEAVSPDADIQVTLSIFELASAAGIPCEVDPALVKVLAGSKTDGSAPEEDYKVCCLLLVFVAVSLPLLASDPASFYSTQLDACAPRLRCPLCPPGHANSAHCLAKAIIQLSAALFTLHNRNIETHLKEFLLVVAESSFLTLDMLESCFPYALLRSAYREVCRENLLGRAPPP, encoded by the exons ATGTCCTTGCCCTCCATCTACCAGCAcaagctggcagagaagctgaccCTGCTGAACGAGCGAGGCAGAGGGGTCCTGGTCCGCATCTACCACATCAAGAAG ACCTGCTCGGAGCCCAGCTCGCGGCCGCAGTTCCTCTCGGACAAGGCCCTGGAGGCTTCGCTCAGAGCCATCGGCAGGAGGTTCCCGCAGCTGGAGCCGCGGAGCTGCTCG cagctcctggccccgCTGCAGAAGGACAAAGCTGcccttgcccagcagctggcacctttCTACCAGACCTTCCTGGACGTCCTGGAGTTCAGG GACCACGTCTACGAGCTGCTGAGCACCATCGATGCCAGCCAATGCTTCTTCGACATC cacctcaactaCGACCTGACCAAGAGCTACCTGGACCTGGTTGCCACCTACGtgtccctggtgctgctgctggcacgcACCGAGGACCGCAGGCTGCTGATTGGCACCTACCACTGTGCCCACGAGATGACTCACGGCACCGG TGACCCCAGCTTTGCCCGCCTGGCACAGATGGTACTGGAGTACGACCACCCCCTCaagaagctggcagaggagtttgggCCTCATACCCAG gccgtcagcagtgccctcctgtccctgcacttCCTCTTTGCCCGCCGCAACCAAAGTGCCGAGCAGTGGCgcagggagcagctcctcagcctgcttgGCACCGTGGGCACCAtgctcagccctgccagctccgACACC GTGGCATGCGAGtacctgtccctggaggtgatggagcGCTGGATCCTGC TGGGGTTCCTGGTGTGCCCGGGGGCACTGAACTCGTCCcctcagtgccaggagctgtggtGCCAGGCCCTGCAGGGCACTCTCTTTGTCACCCTGCTCCGGGACGAGGCCCTGCAGGTGCACAAAGTCAccgaggagctgctgggcagcctcaaGGG ctttgGCAAGCGTGTGGCAGACGTCAAGGAGTGCAAGGACCATGCCGTGGCACACAG TGGGTCCCTGCACCGGGGCCGGAGGAGTTACCTGCGTGGGgctgtgagggagctgtgggcactgctggaggaCCAACCTGGGCTGCTGGCACCTAAG GCCCTCTTTGTCTTCATGGCATTGTCCTTCTGCCGGGACGAGGTGGCCTGGCTGGCACGGCACGCCGGGCACGTCACCAAGACCAAGACCCCCGAGGACTTCATGGACAG CCAGGTGGCAgagttgctgttcctgatgGAGCAGCTGCGGCGCCTGGCACGGCAGCAGCGGCAGCTCCTGCGGCGTTACCACTGCCCCTACCTGGCACGCTTCGACGCGCTGGTGCTGAGCGAGGTCATCCAG AACCTCTCCGTGTGCCCCGAGGAGGAGTCAATCATCCTCTCCTCCTTCGTCAGCAGCCTCTCGGCTCTCTCGGGCAAGGAAG CTGacgagcagcagcagtttgacTTCCGAGCGCTGCGCCTGGACTGGTTCCGCCTGcag GCCTACACCAGCGTGGCCAAGGCAGCTCTGCCGCTGCGGCTCTGCCCGGCCGTGGCTCAGGTGCTGAACCTCATCGCGTTCCACACCAAGCTGCTGgacagcctggagcagctgctgcaggagacctCGGACCTCTCCGACCTCTG TTTCTACCCACGCCCACTGGAGAAGCTGTTCCTGGCGACCATGGAGGAGCCTTCGATGCTGCGCTACTGCCTGGCAttccccctgctctgtgcccacttCTCCCACTGCACCCACCCCATGTGCCCGGAGGAG tacccccagctggaggccactgccctggggctgtgccagaGGTTCCTGCAGGAGGTTGCCAGGGAGGCCTGCGGCTGCCTGCTGGAGGCCTGCGcggagcagcacagcctgagccagcAG ctgctgcccaagCACTGCGCTGGCACTGtgggcaaagctggcagcaagAAGTCCCTGAGGGCAGCAAGCAagaagggagaggctgagagggacaAGCCAGGGGCAGAGAGCCACAGGAGGGACAGGACCCACAGCACCAA cctggacaagctgcaccagacactggcagagctctccctcagcctcaactctgtgcccagcttcaGCGTCTTTGGGCACACAGTGGTGCCAGCTGAGTacctcagcagccagctggagctGCGCCTCACCAA aGCCATCGTGGCCCTGGCAGGCTACAACCAGGCCACCCAGGAGGTTGCCAGGCCCTcggaggtgctgctggggctgagctcctACATGAGCCTGGTGCagaggcagtgccagctgctggggctggaccCTGGGCGCCTGCTCCgcagtgtcctgctgcagcagacccAGCCCCGCGATGCCAGCGGGCACCAGACCCTCACCACCATCTACACCAACTG GTACCTGGAGGCGCTGCTGCGGCAGGCCAGCAGCGGTGCCCTGGTGCCCGCCCCGGCGCTGCAGGCGTTCCGCGCCGTGCCGCGGGAGGGCGAAGCTCCGCTCCGCGCCGAGCAGTTCTCTGACGTCTGCG AGATGCGggcgctggcagagctgctcggCCCCTACGGGATGAGGTTCCTGAGCGACAACCTGATGTGGCACGTGGGCTCCCAGGTGGCAGAGCTGAAG AAGCTGGTGGCAGAGAACATGGACACCTTGGTGCAGCTGCGCTCCAGCTGCGGCAGGCCCGAGCAGATGGCAGCGCTGGTGCCACGCCTGACCT CGGCCGAGAGCCTCCTGAAGCGCCTGACCATCGTGGGCCAGATCCTCAGCTTCAGAGCCAtggcccagcaggggctgcggGAG GCCTTtgcccaccactgccccttcctGATGGGCCCCATCGAGTGCCTGAGCGAGGCTGTCAGCCCCGACGCCGACATCCAG GTCACCCTCAGCATCTTCGAGCTGGCCTCGGCCGCTGGCATCCCCTGCGAGGTTGACCCAGCGCTGGTCAAGGTCTTGGCTGGCAGCAAGACTG ATGGCTCAGCCCCGGAGGAGGACTACAaagtctgctgcctgctgctggtgttCGTGGCAGTGTCGCTGCCCCTGCTGGCATCCGACCCAGCCTCCTTCTACAGCACCCAGCTGGACG cctgtgccccccgGCTGAggtgccccctgtgccccccaggCCATGCCAACAGCGCCCACTGCCTGGCCAAGGCAATcatccagctctctgctgccctcttcACGCTCCACAACAGGAACATCGAGACCCACCTGAAGGAGTTCCTGCTG GTCGTGGCCGAATCCTCCTTCCTGacgctggacatgctggagagttGCTTCCCCTACGCCCTGCTGCGCAGCGCCTACAGGGAGGTGTGCAGGGAGAACCTGCTGGGCAGGGCCCCCCCGCCCTGA
- the NCKAP1L gene encoding nck-associated protein 1-like isoform X5, translating to MSLPSIYQHKLAEKLTLLNERGRGVLVRIYHIKKTCSEPSSRPQFLSDKALEASLRAIGRRFPQLEPRSCSQLLAPLQKDKAALAQQLAPFYQTFLDVLEFRDHVYELLSTIDASQCFFDIHLNYDLTKSYLDLVATYVSLVLLLARTEDRRLLIGTYHCAHEMTHGTGDPSFARLAQMVLEYDHPLKKLAEEFGPHTQAVSSALLSLHFLFARRNQSAEQWRREQLLSLLGTVGTMLSPASSDTVACEYLSLEVMERWILLGFLVCPGALNSSPQCQELWCQALQGTLFVTLLRDEALQVHKVTEELLGSLKGFGKRVADVKECKDHAVAHSGSLHRGRRSYLRGAVRELWALLEDQPGLLAPKALFVFMALSFCRDEVAWLARHAGHVTKTKTPEDFMDSQVAELLFLMEQLRRLARQQRQLLRRYHCPYLARFDALVLSEVIQAYTSVAKAALPLRLCPAVAQVLNLIAFHTKLLDSLEQLLQETSDLSDLCFYPRPLEKLFLATMEEPSMLRYCLAFPLLCAHFSHCTHPMCPEEYPQLEATALGLCQRFLQEVAREACGCLLEACAEQHSLSQQLLPKHCAGTVGKAGSKKSLRAASKKGEAERDKPGAESHRRDRTHSTNLDKLHQTLAELSLSLNSVPSFSVFGHTVVPAEYLSSQLELRLTKAIVALAGYNQATQEVARPSEVLLGLSSYMSLVQRQCQLLGLDPGRLLRSVLLQQTQPRDASGHQTLTTIYTNWYLEALLRQASSGALVPAPALQAFRAVPREGEAPLRAEQFSDVCEMRALAELLGPYGMRFLSDNLMWHVGSQVAELKKLVAENMDTLVQLRSSCGRPEQMAALVPRLTSAESLLKRLTIVGQILSFRAMAQQGLREAFAHHCPFLMGPIECLSEAVSPDADIQVTLSIFELASAAGIPCEVDPALVKVLAGSKTDGSAPEEDYKVCCLLLVFVAVSLPLLASDPASFYSTQLDACAPRLRCPLCPPGHANSAHCLAKAIIQLSAALFTLHNRNIETHLKEFLLLASASLLQLCQEPDRARVRNRDSITLLLQLVVAESSFLTLDMLESCFPYALLRSAYREVCRENLLGRAPPP from the exons ATGTCCTTGCCCTCCATCTACCAGCAcaagctggcagagaagctgaccCTGCTGAACGAGCGAGGCAGAGGGGTCCTGGTCCGCATCTACCACATCAAGAAG ACCTGCTCGGAGCCCAGCTCGCGGCCGCAGTTCCTCTCGGACAAGGCCCTGGAGGCTTCGCTCAGAGCCATCGGCAGGAGGTTCCCGCAGCTGGAGCCGCGGAGCTGCTCG cagctcctggccccgCTGCAGAAGGACAAAGCTGcccttgcccagcagctggcacctttCTACCAGACCTTCCTGGACGTCCTGGAGTTCAGG GACCACGTCTACGAGCTGCTGAGCACCATCGATGCCAGCCAATGCTTCTTCGACATC cacctcaactaCGACCTGACCAAGAGCTACCTGGACCTGGTTGCCACCTACGtgtccctggtgctgctgctggcacgcACCGAGGACCGCAGGCTGCTGATTGGCACCTACCACTGTGCCCACGAGATGACTCACGGCACCGG TGACCCCAGCTTTGCCCGCCTGGCACAGATGGTACTGGAGTACGACCACCCCCTCaagaagctggcagaggagtttgggCCTCATACCCAG gccgtcagcagtgccctcctgtccctgcacttCCTCTTTGCCCGCCGCAACCAAAGTGCCGAGCAGTGGCgcagggagcagctcctcagcctgcttgGCACCGTGGGCACCAtgctcagccctgccagctccgACACC GTGGCATGCGAGtacctgtccctggaggtgatggagcGCTGGATCCTGC TGGGGTTCCTGGTGTGCCCGGGGGCACTGAACTCGTCCcctcagtgccaggagctgtggtGCCAGGCCCTGCAGGGCACTCTCTTTGTCACCCTGCTCCGGGACGAGGCCCTGCAGGTGCACAAAGTCAccgaggagctgctgggcagcctcaaGGG ctttgGCAAGCGTGTGGCAGACGTCAAGGAGTGCAAGGACCATGCCGTGGCACACAG TGGGTCCCTGCACCGGGGCCGGAGGAGTTACCTGCGTGGGgctgtgagggagctgtgggcactgctggaggaCCAACCTGGGCTGCTGGCACCTAAG GCCCTCTTTGTCTTCATGGCATTGTCCTTCTGCCGGGACGAGGTGGCCTGGCTGGCACGGCACGCCGGGCACGTCACCAAGACCAAGACCCCCGAGGACTTCATGGACAG CCAGGTGGCAgagttgctgttcctgatgGAGCAGCTGCGGCGCCTGGCACGGCAGCAGCGGCAGCTCCTGCGGCGTTACCACTGCCCCTACCTGGCACGCTTCGACGCGCTGGTGCTGAGCGAGGTCATCCAG GCCTACACCAGCGTGGCCAAGGCAGCTCTGCCGCTGCGGCTCTGCCCGGCCGTGGCTCAGGTGCTGAACCTCATCGCGTTCCACACCAAGCTGCTGgacagcctggagcagctgctgcaggagacctCGGACCTCTCCGACCTCTG TTTCTACCCACGCCCACTGGAGAAGCTGTTCCTGGCGACCATGGAGGAGCCTTCGATGCTGCGCTACTGCCTGGCAttccccctgctctgtgcccacttCTCCCACTGCACCCACCCCATGTGCCCGGAGGAG tacccccagctggaggccactgccctggggctgtgccagaGGTTCCTGCAGGAGGTTGCCAGGGAGGCCTGCGGCTGCCTGCTGGAGGCCTGCGcggagcagcacagcctgagccagcAG ctgctgcccaagCACTGCGCTGGCACTGtgggcaaagctggcagcaagAAGTCCCTGAGGGCAGCAAGCAagaagggagaggctgagagggacaAGCCAGGGGCAGAGAGCCACAGGAGGGACAGGACCCACAGCACCAA cctggacaagctgcaccagacactggcagagctctccctcagcctcaactctgtgcccagcttcaGCGTCTTTGGGCACACAGTGGTGCCAGCTGAGTacctcagcagccagctggagctGCGCCTCACCAA aGCCATCGTGGCCCTGGCAGGCTACAACCAGGCCACCCAGGAGGTTGCCAGGCCCTcggaggtgctgctggggctgagctcctACATGAGCCTGGTGCagaggcagtgccagctgctggggctggaccCTGGGCGCCTGCTCCgcagtgtcctgctgcagcagacccAGCCCCGCGATGCCAGCGGGCACCAGACCCTCACCACCATCTACACCAACTG GTACCTGGAGGCGCTGCTGCGGCAGGCCAGCAGCGGTGCCCTGGTGCCCGCCCCGGCGCTGCAGGCGTTCCGCGCCGTGCCGCGGGAGGGCGAAGCTCCGCTCCGCGCCGAGCAGTTCTCTGACGTCTGCG AGATGCGggcgctggcagagctgctcggCCCCTACGGGATGAGGTTCCTGAGCGACAACCTGATGTGGCACGTGGGCTCCCAGGTGGCAGAGCTGAAG AAGCTGGTGGCAGAGAACATGGACACCTTGGTGCAGCTGCGCTCCAGCTGCGGCAGGCCCGAGCAGATGGCAGCGCTGGTGCCACGCCTGACCT CGGCCGAGAGCCTCCTGAAGCGCCTGACCATCGTGGGCCAGATCCTCAGCTTCAGAGCCAtggcccagcaggggctgcggGAG GCCTTtgcccaccactgccccttcctGATGGGCCCCATCGAGTGCCTGAGCGAGGCTGTCAGCCCCGACGCCGACATCCAG GTCACCCTCAGCATCTTCGAGCTGGCCTCGGCCGCTGGCATCCCCTGCGAGGTTGACCCAGCGCTGGTCAAGGTCTTGGCTGGCAGCAAGACTG ATGGCTCAGCCCCGGAGGAGGACTACAaagtctgctgcctgctgctggtgttCGTGGCAGTGTCGCTGCCCCTGCTGGCATCCGACCCAGCCTCCTTCTACAGCACCCAGCTGGACG cctgtgccccccgGCTGAggtgccccctgtgccccccaggCCATGCCAACAGCGCCCACTGCCTGGCCAAGGCAATcatccagctctctgctgccctcttcACGCTCCACAACAGGAACATCGAGACCCACCTGAAGGAGTTCCTGCTG ctggcctcagccagcctcctgcagctgtgccaggagccggACAGAGCGCGGGTGAGGAACCGAGACTCCAtcaccctgctcctgcagctg GTCGTGGCCGAATCCTCCTTCCTGacgctggacatgctggagagttGCTTCCCCTACGCCCTGCTGCGCAGCGCCTACAGGGAGGTGTGCAGGGAGAACCTGCTGGGCAGGGCCCCCCCGCCCTGA